A genomic stretch from Narcine bancroftii isolate sNarBan1 chromosome 9, sNarBan1.hap1, whole genome shotgun sequence includes:
- the dtymk gene encoding thymidylate kinase isoform X2, producing MAAKRGALIVLEGVDRVGKSTQCKRLLEALRQRGRAAELMSFPDRRTEIGQLISSYLQKKHNLNDCAVHLLFAANRWEQVSLIREKLQNGITLIVDRYAFSGVAFTSAKSGFNLEWCKQADVGLPKPDVILFLNLEPSAAMKRGGFGTERYENLHFQELVLQRFGELMKDESLNWKT from the exons ATGGCGGCCAAACGAGGAGCCCTGATTGTGTTGGAAGGAGTGGATCGGGTGGGAAAGAGCACCCAGTGCAAGCGGCTGCTCGAGGCCCTGCGGCAGCGAGGGCGGGCTGCTGAGTTGATGAGCTTCCCGG ACAGAAGGACTGAAATTGGCCAACTAATCAGCTCGTACCTGCAGAAGAAGCACAACCTGAATGATTGTGCTGTGCACTTGCTCTTTGCAGCCAACAGATGGGAACAGGT GTCACTGATTAGAGAAAAGTTACAGAATGGAATTACCCTCATTGTGGATAGATATGCATTTTCTGGAGTTGCATTCACAAGTGCAAAATCA GGTTTCAACTTGGAATGGTGCAAACAAGCAGATGTTGGTCTTCCAAAGCCAGATGTGATCCTGTTCCTTAATCTTGAACCCTCAGCAGCAATGAAGCGAGGAGGTTTTGGTACAGAACGCTATGAAAATCTTCACTTTCAGGAGCTGGTACTTCAGCGGTTTGGTGAACTGATGAAAGATGAGAGCCTAAACTGGAAG
- the dtymk gene encoding thymidylate kinase isoform X1: protein MAAKRGALIVLEGVDRVGKSTQCKRLLEALRQRGRAAELMSFPDRRTEIGQLISSYLQKKHNLNDCAVHLLFAANRWEQVSLIREKLQNGITLIVDRYAFSGVAFTSAKSGFNLEWCKQADVGLPKPDVILFLNLEPSAAMKRGGFGTERYENLHFQELVLQRFGELMKDESLNWKVLDASQSIEVLHQEIISNVENAIEKAMDQPIGELWN from the exons ATGGCGGCCAAACGAGGAGCCCTGATTGTGTTGGAAGGAGTGGATCGGGTGGGAAAGAGCACCCAGTGCAAGCGGCTGCTCGAGGCCCTGCGGCAGCGAGGGCGGGCTGCTGAGTTGATGAGCTTCCCGG ACAGAAGGACTGAAATTGGCCAACTAATCAGCTCGTACCTGCAGAAGAAGCACAACCTGAATGATTGTGCTGTGCACTTGCTCTTTGCAGCCAACAGATGGGAACAGGT GTCACTGATTAGAGAAAAGTTACAGAATGGAATTACCCTCATTGTGGATAGATATGCATTTTCTGGAGTTGCATTCACAAGTGCAAAATCA GGTTTCAACTTGGAATGGTGCAAACAAGCAGATGTTGGTCTTCCAAAGCCAGATGTGATCCTGTTCCTTAATCTTGAACCCTCAGCAGCAATGAAGCGAGGAGGTTTTGGTACAGAACGCTATGAAAATCTTCACTTTCAGGAGCTGGTACTTCAGCGGTTTGGTGAACTGATGAAAGATGAGAGCCTAAACTGGAAG gTGTTAGATGCTTCTCAAAGTATTGAAGTCTTACATCAGGAGATCATCTCCAACGTGGAGAACGCCATAGAGAAAGCCATGGATCAGCCAATTGGAGAACTTTGGAACTGA